The following proteins are encoded in a genomic region of Anguilla anguilla isolate fAngAng1 chromosome 15, fAngAng1.pri, whole genome shotgun sequence:
- the LOC118213869 gene encoding protein lifeguard 3-like, giving the protein MSKLDLPPSYDDWPGPQAGSHPQPPPYPPPAYEDQAQPAPYPPYPPYPGTYPPGPQPQHPTPYPAQPGLYPQPWRGGDLGYQTPRMPHIMPPVIPPVTPTTHPNSGDAEGFASAGSWNSTAVRHAFIQKVYLILAAQLLVTVSIVAVFTFVEPVRLFVVRNPGVYWASYAVYLVCYIVLACFEGPRRRFPSNLIFLAVLTLAMSYMTGTISSYYDTKAVFLALGITLIVCIIVTVFCFQTKVDFTKCRGLFCVLAMVFVVTGIISIIVLSFHYVPWLDMLLAAVGTIVFTLFFALHTQLLIGNRKHSISPEEYVFAALSIYLDVVQIFLFLLQIISVSSSND; this is encoded by the exons ATGTCCAAATTGGATCTGCCCCCGAGCTACGATGACTGGCCTGGTCCTCAGGCTGGGTCTCACCCGCAGCCACCACCGTACCCTCCCCCTGCCTATGAAGACCAGGCGCAGCCTGCCCCGTACCCGCCGTACCCACCATATCCAGGGACGTACCCCCCTGGACCCCAGCCTCAGCATCCCACACCGTACCCAGCCCAACCAGGCCTGTACCCTCAGCCTTGGCGGGGTGGGGACCTAGGGTACCAAACCCCCAGAATGCCACACATCATGCCCCCAGTGATTCCTCCAGTGACACCTACCACCCACCCAAACTCCG GAGACGCCGAGGGGTTCGCCTCGGCTGGCAGCTGGAACAGCACGGCCGTTCGGCATGCATTCATCCAAAAA GTTTACCTTATTTTGGCGGCTCAACTTCTCGTCACAGTCTCCATTGTGGCAGTTTTCACATTTGT GGAACCAGTTCGCCTGTTTGTGGTCAGAAACCCAGGCGTGTATTGGGCGTCATA CGCTGTGTACTTGGTGTGCTACATTGTACTGGCCTGCTTTGAAGGACCAAG GAGACGCTTTCCATCAAATCTGATATTCCTTGCAGTTCTC ACACTGGCCATGTCCTACATGACAGGAACAATATCGAG TTATTATGACACAAAAGCAGTGTTTCTGGCTCTTGGAATCACACTGATAGTGTGCATCATAGTCACTGTCTTCTGCTTTCAGACCAAG GTGGATTTTACTAAATGCAGAGGTCTTTTCTGTGTCCTCGCTATGGTCTTCGTAGTCACAGGAATAATCTCCATCATTGTGCTCTCATTTCATTAT GTCCCGTGGCTCGATATGCTTTTGGCAGCCGTAGGCACCATTGTTTTCACCTTG ttcttCGCCCTCCACACCCAGCTTCTGATAGGAAACCGCAAGCACTCCATTAGCCCAGAGGAGTACGTCTTTGCTGCACTTTCCATCTACCTCGACGTCGTCCAGATCTTTCTGTTCCTCCTGCAGATCATTTCGGTGTCTTCGAGCAATGACTGA
- the si:ch1073-416j23.1 gene encoding rac GTPase-activating protein 1 — MESVFIQQLLNLCLQRIAISESTNVELEFIEVVKRHEATRRRWLLADQELKKHKETLVKSEVARTALEVKLKHARNQVDVEIKKRHKAEADYQYLERQMQLICDILVHDTKSSACLNDEQRSMLANFNHRGGNATQHKSRRLSVIDESSFLSHTDISYDRTDDDLDLDSTVVKPLKSRAREKRRSSMGPCVGPPVLKRGRVSGRPGDVLGERPVEKEIESTIVKASVTTPESGGQIHMVIDITQETPEKTVKTLRSGSLPSAAEQTSVWAPAEEMNPEIVTEMEVTATDPKLHQVFTPTIDRAAHHVFLSKTVIRPEVCVPCGKRIRFGKIAAKCRDCRLVAHPECKYMCSQTCSPSAAVPNPNALTDTLESFAPATQPRIPPLIVQCVNEIEKRGLEEKGIYRVPGGERAVKELREKYVLGKGPLALGKVEEIHVVCGLLKDFLRKLKEPLVTFRLHRAFMEASEILDDDNSAAAMYQAVGDLPQPNRDTLAFLMLHLQRVIQSPLCKMDLNNLARVFGPTVVGHGMPEPSPMTIMKDTNIQPKVVARMLSFPCEYWKNLLMVERDQVISSVVDANINNDGNSKDRDRLFKPLTSPELSHYPKTPASGSLKGKFKTLGTAFNNPAKCKTDPSKKRFFTSPS; from the exons AGTTCATCGAGGTGGTGAAGCGCCATGAGGCCACCAGGAGGCGCTGGCTGCTCGCGGACCAGGAGCTGAAGAAGCACAAGGAGACCCTGGTGAAATCGGAGGTGGCCCGCACGGCGCTGGAGGTCAAGCTCAAACACGCCCGCAACCAGGTGGACGTGGAGATCAAGAAACGGCACAAAGCCGAGGCAGACTACCAGTACCTG GAGCGGCAGATGCAGCTGATCTGCGATATTCTGGTGCACGACACCAAGTCCAGCGCTTGCCTGAACGACGAGCAGAGGTCCATGCTGGCCAACTTCAATCACAGAGGAGGCAACGCGACTCAGCACAAAAGCAGAAG ATTATCTGTGATTGACGAGTCTTCCTTCCTGTCTCACACTGACATTAGTTATGACAGAACTGATGATGACCTG GACCTGGACTCAACTGTGGTCAAGCCACTCAAGTCACGAGCCAGGGAGAAAAGG CGCTCCTCCATGGGCCCGTGTGTGGGCCCCCCTGTCCTGAAACGGGGGAGAGTCAGTGGCCGCCCTGGAGACGTGCTGGGGGAGAGACCGGTGGAGAAG gaaatcgAATCTACTATAGTGAAAGCCTCAGTGACGACGCCTGAGAGTGGAGGTCAGATTCACATGGTCATAGACATTACCCAAGAAACCCCGGAGAAAACAGTCAAGACTTTGAGGAGCGGGAGCCTTCCTTCCGCTGCAG AGCAAACCTCCGTTTGGGCTCCAGCAGAAGAGATGAATCCAGAGATCGTCACCGAGATGGAGGTAACCGCCACGGACCCCAAACTTCATCAGGTGTTCACTCCAACCATAGACAGAGCAGCGCACCACGTCTTCTTATCCAAAACG GTGATCCGGCCTGAAGTGTGCGTGCCCTGCGGGAAGAGGATCCGTTTCGGGAAGATTGCGGCGAAGTGCCGGGACTGCCGCCTGGTGGCGCATCCAGAGTGTAAATACATGTGCTCGCAGACCTGCAGTCCCAGCGCTGCCGTCCCCAACCCTAACGCTCTGACG gACACTTTGGAGAGTTTTGCTCCTGCCACTCAGCCTCGGATCCCTCCCTTGATTGTACAGTGTGTGAACGAAATTGAGAAGAGGGGACTTGAAGAA AAAGGCATTTACCGGGTGCCTGGAGGGGAGCGTGCGGTGAAGGAGCTGAGGGAGAAGTACGTCCTGGGAAAAGGGCCTCTGGCGCTCGGCAAAGTGGAGGAGATCCACGTCGTCTGCGGGCTCCTCAAAGACTTCCTGCGGAAGCTCAAGGAGCCTCTCGTCACCTTCAGGCTGCACAGAGCCTTCATGGAAGCTTCCG AGATCCTGGACGATGATAACAGCGCTGCAGCCATGTACCAGGCCGTTGGAGACCTGCCACAGCCCAACAGGGACACACTGGCTTTCCTCATGCTGCACCTACAGag GGTGATTCAGAGCCCGCTGTGTAAAATGGATCTCAACAACCTGGCCCGGGTGTTTGGACCCACTGTTGTCGGACACGGCATGCCAGAACCCTCCCCCATGACCATCATGAAGGACACAAACATCCAGCCCAAA GTGGTTGCCCGAATGCTGTCCTTCCCATGCGAGTACTGGAAGAACCTCCTCATGGTGGAGAGGGACCAGGTCATCTCCTCCGTGGTCGACGCCAACATCAATAACGACGGCAACAGCAAGGATCGAG ATCGACTGTTCAAACCGCTGACCTCTCCTGAGCTCAGCCACTACCCAAAGACCCCCGCCAGTGGCTCTCTGAAGGGCAAATTCAAGACCCTGGGCACAGCCTTTAACAACCC GGCCAAGTGCAAGACTGATCCGAGCAAGAAAAGGTTCTTTACTTCTCCAAGCTAA